In SAR324 cluster bacterium, one DNA window encodes the following:
- a CDS encoding YraN family protein: MLARKNLGIDGENLAAKYLESFGYSIVGRNFRHRLGEIDIVAEYEGYLVVCGVKFRSSGKIDPSFSVTLAKRTKLRKLCEVFINRYPGKLRMQPRFDVILIILSK, from the coding sequence ATGTTGGCCAGAAAGAATTTGGGGATTGATGGAGAGAATTTGGCTGCGAAATATTTGGAGAGTTTTGGGTATAGTATTGTAGGGAGAAACTTCAGACACCGTCTCGGTGAAATTGATATTGTAGCAGAGTACGAAGGCTATCTTGTGGTTTGTGGAGTAAAATTTCGATCTAGCGGTAAAATTGATCCATCTTTTTCGGTTACCCTGGCAAAGCGCACAAAACTCAGAAAACTTTGTGAGGTGTTCATTAATAGGTACCCAGGTAAGCTGAGAATGCAGCCTCGCTTCGATGTGATTTTGATTATTTTGTCAAAAA
- a CDS encoding ribonuclease HII: protein MKRSEPAAGLDIEKALWSQGYHSVVGVDEAGRGPLAGPVVVAGVILNPHTAEYLDVDDSKKLSESRREALFETIISGSINHQIKVLGNIEIDELNILNATLKGMQQAVEALEPIPDYVLIDGNRLPKLSLPAQAVVKGDQKSKSIAAASILAKVTRDTIMQGYAQEYPQWEFSKHKGYPTKRHKELLQQFGPTPIHRKTFRW, encoded by the coding sequence GTGAAAAGATCAGAGCCCGCAGCAGGTCTTGATATTGAAAAGGCACTTTGGAGTCAAGGCTACCATAGTGTTGTGGGTGTCGATGAAGCAGGCAGGGGGCCCCTTGCGGGACCTGTAGTCGTTGCTGGTGTGATTTTAAATCCGCACACAGCAGAGTATTTAGACGTCGATGATTCAAAAAAATTGAGCGAATCACGTCGCGAAGCCCTATTCGAGACGATCATTTCAGGATCAATTAATCATCAAATCAAAGTTCTTGGAAACATTGAAATTGATGAGTTAAATATCTTGAATGCTACGTTAAAAGGTATGCAACAAGCAGTAGAAGCTTTAGAGCCAATCCCTGATTACGTTCTTATTGACGGGAACAGATTACCCAAGCTATCGCTCCCTGCTCAAGCTGTTGTGAAAGGAGATCAAAAGAGTAAATCGATTGCAGCAGCTTCAATCTTGGCAAAAGTAACGCGTGACACGATTATGCAAGGGTACGCTCAAGAATATCCACAGTGGGAATTTTCAAAGCACAAAGGCTACCCTACTAAACGTCACAAGGAACTGTTGCAGCAGTTTGGTCCAACCCCAATTCATAGAAAAACGTTTCGCTGGTGA
- the rplS gene encoding 50S ribosomal protein L19 → MPDLMKVVEQSQLREDIPAFRVGCTVRVNYRISEGNKERIQAYEGVVIRKHLGDKNSKATFTVRKMTQGHGVERIFPIHSPRIESVQILKHGHVRRAKLYYLRERRGKAARIREKIRARSRS, encoded by the coding sequence ATGCCAGACTTGATGAAAGTAGTTGAACAAAGTCAACTGCGTGAAGATATCCCTGCCTTCAGGGTAGGATGCACAGTTCGAGTGAATTACAGAATTAGTGAAGGCAACAAAGAGCGTATCCAAGCATACGAGGGTGTTGTCATTCGCAAGCACCTTGGAGACAAGAATAGTAAGGCTACATTCACTGTTCGAAAAATGACTCAAGGACACGGTGTCGAAAGGATTTTCCCAATCCACTCCCCAAGAATTGAGAGTGTTCAAATCCTTAAGCATGGGCATGTGAGGAGAGCAAAACTTTACTACCTCAGAGAGCGTCGAGGTAAGGCAGCACGTATCCGTGAAAAGATCAGAGCCCGCAGCAGGTCTTGA